DNA sequence from the Perca fluviatilis chromosome 4, GENO_Pfluv_1.0, whole genome shotgun sequence genome:
GTATGATCTCACTAGACACCTGTAGTATTGGTGTAGCAGGAGTTGTAATAGCGGGGTGCAAAGAGTAACACACAGTAACAGCAGACTTACGTTGATGAAGAATGGAACGATGAGCATGACAATAGCCAGTTCCAGGTCAGGATTCTCTATGGGGTTGAGGAGAGCCAGCtgtgacacacaaacatatacaacacatacacaagcaCAGACATAAGCATATACAGTCCAACACAGACAGCACACCTAGCCTTCGACTAGAAAGTTTATAGCTCAGTAGGGGCAAAAATAAAGTAGGATAGTCCACTGGAGCCCACACCCCAACTTGGAATCCGATAGAAACTACCAAACATTATTGGAAAGAGTATACCTGGTCTGCAAATGGAAAGTAAATCTAAAGGAGTGTTTACCATACTTGATAATTTCCTTAACAAATTTGTTGAAGGGATTGTGAAGGTTTTAAATCACCCCTTTTCTATTTGCTGCAAAATGAGCTGCTTTATTCTGACTGAGATGTTTACCTGTTGCATTTTGACTCTCACTCATTAATATTCTGATTACCAGAGTGAAAGAAACAACAATTCTGCATTAGCATTGTAGGTGCTACATGGGACTGATTATGAAGTTCAAAATAACTACAGTGATAATGCATTTATAGTTATTGGTAAAGTTTCTTGTAGTGTTTCTGCAAACCACTACTAGAAACAGCTGTCCTCTGCACAGCAGAGCCCAGACATCCCAGAGAAGAGCCCCTGCCCCCATCCACAGATGTCCCTGGTGGTCTAGTGGTTAGGATTGGGCGCCTCACCGCGCCCGGTCTCGGGATTCCCGGGTCAGGGAACATACTCTTGTGCTGTCCGTGTCACCTTTCCATGAGTTTTGTGACAGAAATGTAGTttagagtagggctgcacaataagAGGAAAATATATATctgataacgttgttgaatatctcGATAAagattacttgcgataaataagattgaaaaatgttgaatttaaaaaaaataaaaggaaatcattttcGTTATTTtatgaacaaattgaacattgaattgaacataaaaggttaaaaaaagaacaacagtaacattttaaagtgcagtttcttCTGATAATCTCGTTCAACTAACTAAAAAGATTTCTGAGTATGTTTGgtgatatgtcgcagcctttcgtgATGTGTTAATTGCACAAGTTGATATCGCAATATCGATAAAATAAATGAGCATGCTCTACAGTATTTAGAGAAGCACTCCTGCCGTTTTCTTTGACTAAACCTACCAAAAAACTCTGCATCTTAAGCAGTCTAATACAAAACCAGCCAAATATTTTCAAATGGAGCAAACAACACAAGTGACGAGAGCTGACAGAGCAGCATGGTGAGTGAGAGGCAGGGCTGCTCCATTTAGCTCATATGTATAGTTTGTGTGTTGTCGTGGTATGAAAGACAAAGGTTATTTTTCCTTGACTAATCCACCAGATGGGGTCAAAATCTGGTTAATAATGGCTCTGGAAAGTGTTGTAACACATATTGAGAATTTTTCTTGAATTGAAACCGCtgacggcgactacatcatatccgtttccagcaaaacagaccataagcagaaatggagaaaatacatgttttgtactttacaaattaaataaatgtcagacatttgcattctttttagaaaacaaatagtttttagaaatgtctcatgatatattgtcgcTAAAAGTGTATTAttgaacttttgtttttgttaaaaaaggaataggaaatcgcaatactcaatactatcgaatcgcaataaatgaaaattgtAATACAAATAGAATCGCCCCCCATGTATCatgaaagaatcgaatcgggacaaaagcatatcgtcccagccctatcAAATcagttcaactttttttctgaccttCTTCCACTGGGGGATGAGGAGGACCAGCATGATAAGGACTTTCTCAAACATCATGATGAGGATGTAGAGGATACACTGGCCCAACCACGCTGTGCACTGCACTGgctcacctacacacacacacacacacacacacacacacacacacacacacacacacacacacacacacacacacacacacacacacacacacacacacacacacacacacacacacacaattacatttCACTGCTTCAGTGATACACAAACTGTTTCAGGGACAAAAGAAGGCACGGACAATGAAAGAAATGACATTGCAGCACTTCAGTACTGAGGGCAGCTACTGCCCTCCTTTGGGCATAACAGGCATTTTAGGATTGTACTGGTGCTCCCACTTTACTACTCACACACGGTGCTCACCATATTCTCCAAAACGCAGAGAGTCCCACTGCCTCCACTCTACAATAGCACTGACAGCTCTCACCCCAGCATAGATCAGCAACATGCCCAGAGAAGCATCCAACAGGAAGTTGATGAGATATctgggagagacagaaaaatgaATGTAATTTGAAACTGTAATTTGCTTTCCTACTGTACAGCATAGTGATTTTCTGGTTAGAATTCAACACTTAATGTCTAGTTATGGTGgtgtggtgatggtgcagtggatatgacccaTAGCTTTGGTGTGGGACATCTGGGCTCAATTCCCACATTGGTTAATCTATACACAATGTGTCCGCGTAAGACAGTAACCCCCAGCTGGTTGCCCCAGGGTGtgcaacctctgatatatagcaattgtaagtcactttggataaaagcgtcagctaaatgtaatgtaacttataaaaatatcatttattttaacGGTTTCTTGGAAATCTATCGGTAACATGCAGAATGAGGGAGCTCTGAGGAGAACAGTCAAATACAGGATTGACTCACAGTGAACAAGGATCCTCCTCTGTGAGGTCAGACAAGTAGACATTAGCAAAGTGGATAAACAGCATCCCAATGGCCTGTTTTGAGGTGTCCAGAAACCTGCACAGAGACAGGACATTTGATATGTTTCGAGGCACTCCAGCAGGTATTCATTTGATACCTTTGCAGAGAAATGAATTAAGCTGGCTCAGCTGCCTTACCAGATCCTCCAGGGTCTCCTCTCATGTTTTGGCTCCCTGAAGCGTTTTACTGTGGAGGAAAGAGCGCACAACAAAGATAGTGGGATTTTAATACAGATCACTCTTACAAACAAAGAGGAACACAGAATCAATCAACCAGAATCTCTATTGTTGTCATTTAACTGAGTTACAGCCCTCCTGTGAGATGGCAAGGGTCCAATGAGGATTTTGTTGGTTTTATAGAAGTTTATCTGTTTAGTTCAGCTGAAAAGTTTGCCTTGTACTGACAAATTTATGATTAGGAAATGAGGGCTGATATCCACTTTTGTGCAGTTAAACCAACTTACGAGTAGGTTCACAAGTGTACTCATCGTGCCTACAGGAAACTGTATGGAAACTATTTGAGTTAAGGTGTGACAAACTGAACAATGGCTAAATCTAGGCTATATGGAGGAACTGAGCTAGGGCAATATGTTGTTGGTCACAGAGGAGGCAGAACGAGCAGCCCAGACCAGAACCTAAAACATGACATACTAATGACGTGCAGCAGCTGGTAAATGATTTATCAGATACCCTTATTGTCAGGTCACTGTGAAGTTAAccggaaacagaaacagaaaaatgcTTCTTTCATAGATGGCCAAAAAGGAGAAGTGGATCAGACTCCAAATACTTCAGTGTTTAGTAATtgaaaacaaactaaataaataaataaccctTTGACAAAATGTGGCAAACATGTTTGTCTTACCtttaaaattgtgtgtgtgtgtgtgtgtgtgtgtgtttacacacacatatacacatacatatacatatatatatatatatatatatatatatatatatacacacacatatatatatacacacacatatatatatacacacatatatatatatatacacacatatatatatatatacacacatatatatatacacacacacatatatatatatatatacacatatatacacacacacatacacatatatatatatatatatatatacacatatatatatatatatatatatatatatatatacacatacacatatatatatacacacatatatatatgtatgtgtgtatatatatatatatatacacacacacatatacatatatatatatatatatatatacacacacacatatatatatatatatatatacatatatatatatatatatatacatatatatatatatatatatactatatatatatatatatatatgtgtatgtatatgtgtatgtatatgtgtgtgtgtgtgtgtgtgtgtgtgtgtgtgagaacacaTCAAGCAATGTCACCTCTCAAAACTTGCAATAAATACTGTGTTGCCCAGTGCCAAACCATTTAGTTAGggctttttgtgttttcatgCTGGCAAGCTATACTGCGTGCTTTGACCTCAGTTTCTGTTCTGAGCACAAGCATTACTTCAGACTAAACACACCCTGTATGCAGCTGGGTGTGATGTGAACACAGgcaaaggcctcagcctacTCCTCCTGCTCAGAGAGCTGCCACAGGGAAAAAAAGGTCTGAAATGCTGAACATTCCTCATGGCTGTGAGGCTgctgggacacacacaaactgaggcTGCTCTCATTAGGTCACACAGCTTTCGGTGCTGTGCCAGACACTGACTGAACGGAACCATGGCTAAAGCCCAagtgtgttttttctttgtacGCAAATGTTTCCCTATCTATTTAAATAGAAAATAGATCGACATAAATAAATTATGGCTTTTACGGTGAACCAGCTGCAGGGTATATTGTCAGTCACTTGAGGTAGTGTACTTTAACTTTGCAAAAGTTATTCTCCATCTACAATGGGATAGTTTTTCTGTCTGCAAATCAGTATTACACAAATGAATTGgaccagaggcccgttccagaaagcaggtttagtgaaaactctgagttggttaaccctgagatgagggaaactctgggttttctgttccagaaagagaggtaacttaacctcagagtcagttactatggtaactgagtctgtgaacctaacctggtcgggagcaggttttcttcaagaaacctcgagtttctctcattctcctgttgttttttttttctcaaacatgtcacgtCCTTTTGTCgtcgatcccgttgatgaaaaagctgtattaattcagagagtttacgtcgggagatgatattgagtcccgactagatgttttttcatttccacataaccgatttgagaggtattttttatcacagtctattagatatgtagataccttatccttccactagttcaacatcgtggacaggcCTTAACATcgcagcagattctttgtgttgcattacgtttttttgcaaacggcagttttctttataacagcagcggatcatactgtaatagtaaagccactgtagagccgtcagaaaagtgtgatcgctctgaaacgttttttaaacgtgttccctggacacacaccagtgagagccattaaaaagaaataaatgattatactacttatagttctgttaatgatcatggtgctgcagccgcAGAATGGGAATAGTATAGTTTCCTTTTTCGCCCacaggattgcacctgaataaaattataggtgtaatacaattccagttttcaccagtaatattataagttaactgtgattaaatatgaaattaatacactgttaatgcgtacgcattgactcgagcagcaattttctcccacaccaattctctcttttttgcagcagcagccgctgtcttgcttttttaacgaaatgcatgttcaaactcgctgtttgtgcgcatgag
Encoded proteins:
- the LOC120557022 gene encoding LOW QUALITY PROTEIN: store-operated calcium entry regulator STIMATE-like (The sequence of the model RefSeq protein was modified relative to this genomic sequence to represent the inferred CDS: inserted 2 bases in 1 codon; substituted 1 base at 1 genomic stop codon) — protein: MAAVSGINMPSQVGDVSLSGPGMAGLPAVSFTNTSVSASPTPGTDNRGCENGALMDSFGIFLQGLLAVVAFSTLMLKRFREPKHERRPWRIWFLDTSKQAIGMLFIHFANVYLSDLTEEDPCSLYLINFLLDASLGMLLIYAGVRAVSAIVEWRQWDSLRFGEYGEPVQCTAWLGQCILYILIMMFEKVLIMLVLLIPQWKKLALLNPIENPDLELAIVMLIVPFFINALMFWVVDNFLMKKHRTKAKLEEXEESRGSSRXRYRRTLSHDDSESEWSTCTAGQWRNG